From Synergistaceae bacterium:
TATCGATAGCCTGAGGTTTATTGTCCTCTATGGCGATTATCCCCTCTGCATCAGGAAATAACCTCATGACAAGACGCAGCCCTCCGACAATTTTACCGGGCTGTTCAAGCATGAGACGATTGTCACAGTTAAGGTATGGTTCACACTCCGCACCGTTCACGATGAGCCACTTAATGATTTTATCCGGCGGAGGTGAAAGTTTTACCGCCGTCGGGAAAGTTGCGCCGCCGAAACCGACTATGCCTGCTTCGCGAATGCGCTTGAGGTATTCCTTTGGATCTGCTTCCTCATAGTTATCCATAGGGGTCCAAGACGGATCCTTCTCGTATCTCCCGTCGTTCTCTACGATCACGCAGTTCTCAAGTGTACCGGAAGATGTCATCCGCATAGCTACATCCTTAACTGTGCCGGATACGCTCGAAAGGACCGGGGCGGACACAAAAGCGTCATTATTCCCTAGTTTCTGTCCCACAAGCACATTATCACCCTTTTTAACCACAGGCTGACACGGGGCTCCAAGATTCTGCGCCATCGGGAAAACAAGCTCTCCCTTTGGCAGATACTCAACAATAGATTCATTTAATGTAAATTCTTTCTTCTGCGGCGGGTGTATGCCGCCCCAGAATGTCGGAAGTTTCATCTGTTTCCTTCCCCCTTGGCTTTAACAAATAGTGATTTTTAAAAACAACACCAAAATGCGCCAAATTTTGGCGCTAGAGTAGATTCTATCATTTATGCGGAAAAAGGAAAGACGTAGATAAAAATTTAATTGAGGCAGAATATATCGCTGAACTTATATTGCCTGAAAAATATCTTATCACTAAAGTTATACCATTTTAAACTTTGATGCCTGCCATCATAAGGCCGAGGGTCTCTGCATCCGTGTTCTGGGGATCATCTATGATTCCTGTCACAGAACCGCAGTACATGACTGCGATCCTGTCGGAGATCGACTGAAGTTCCTGAAGGTCTTTCGATATGAGCAGTATGGCGACACCTCTGTCGCGTGCCTCCATGAGACGCTGGTGTACGAACTCCGTGGCTCCCACATCAAGGCCCCAGGTCGGCTGCATTGCGATTATGACCTTTGTGTCGTCGGATATCTCTCTTGACAGCATGAGTTTCTGGAGGTTTCCTCCTGAGAGTACTCGTACAGGCGCACGCATCGAAGGAGCGCTGACGTCGTATTTTTTGACGCGCTCCTCAGCAAATCCGGAAATGTATTTCCAATCCATGAAAAATTTTTTTATTTCGACAGGCGGTTCCCAATAGTTTTTGAGAGGCATATTTTCCTCTAAATTCATGTTTGGGATGAGACCGACCCCCTTCCTGTCTGCAGGGATATAGCTTATGCCTGAACCTATAAAATCACGGGTACACCTGCCTGTTAAGTCTTTGCCGCCGACTATGACCCGGCCGCTTTCAGGAACCCGCAACCCTGCAATGACATCACAAAGCTCATCCTGCCCGTTGCCGTCGACGCCTGCCACACCGAGTATCTCGCCGGCGCGTATCGAGAGCGAAAGGTCTGTGAGCGCCGGTATGTTCCTGTCGTTTTTCGCACAGATGCCGCTGCATTCAAGCATAGTGCCGCCAGGCGCCGGCCTGTCAGGAGAGAGGGTTATGCCATGGAGCTGATGCCCGACCATCATTTCCGCGATTTGTTCTTTTGAGATGCCCTTTGCAGGCACAGTGCCGATGTTTACGCCCTTGCGCAGCACGGTGAGCCTGTCTGATATCTCCATTATTTCTTCTATCTTATGTGAAATGAGCACGATCCCGTGTCCCGACGCAGTCATATTTTTCAGAGTGAAAAAAAGTTCCCGTGTCTCCTGAGGCGTAAGGACGGATGTCGGTTCGTCGAGGATCAAAACCTTCGTGCCGCGGTAAAGCATCTTCAATATTTCGACCCGCTGCTGCTCTCCTATGGAAAGCTGCCAGATCTTTGCCTCAGGGTCGACCTTCATGCCGTACTTCTCCGAAAGCGCCCGTATCATGGAGATGATTTTACTTTTGTTGAGGGAGAAGGGTTCATCGTTAAGCCCAAGGACCATATTTTCCCAGACGGAGAAGACGGGAACAAGCATGAAGTGCTGATGGACCATGCCAATCCCGTTGGCTATCGCGACACGCGGGTTAGAGAGCACGACGGACCTACCACCTACTTCTATGGTTCCGGAATCGGGCCTGTATATTCCAGCGAGGCAGTTCATAAGAGTTGTCTTCCCCGCGCCGTTTTCCCCGAGGATGCTGTGGACCTCTCCTGGCATCAGGTCAAAATCCACATCACGATTCGCATAAGAATCGTAGAAAATCTTGTTGATGCCCTTCATAGAGACAAGCGGTGTTATCTTTTCGTCCATGGATGTTTTGCCCCTTCCGTTATTCAGGAAAATCATTACGCTCCTGATGTCTTCTATATGCATGTATTGTATGAGCAACGGCATTATATGAAAAGATATGCCGGCATTTCTTTTTTGAGCTAACAGTATTGCCGATAAAATAAAATATGCCGGGTTATACGCCGGCGTAAAAACGGTATACAATATACCCTGCATATTTTGAGGCATTGGGGAGAACGATCATATGAAATTCAAAGGAAAAAACCTTGTTTACCTGACAGCACTGTTTGTAATATTTATCTGGAGCATAACTTTTGTATCAACAAAAGTACTCCTCAGATTCCTATCTCCCACAGAGATACTTGTCTACCGGTATATAATTGCCTATCTGATATTCGTGGTATCAGACCCGAAATTCATCAAGCCGAGGAGCGTACGGGAGGAATGTATTTTTGCCCTTGCCGGATTTTTAGGTATCACGCTCTATTTTCTATGTGAAAATTTTGCGCTCTCATACAGCACAGCGTCAAACGTTGCGTTGCTGGTCTCCACTGCACCGATGCTTACCGGCGTAGTCGCTCATTTTATGACGAAGAACGAAAAAATCACAAAAAATTTCCTCTGGGGCTGTGTATTCGGTCTTGCCGGAGTTTTTCTGCTCGTGTTCAATGGGCATTTTGTCCTGAAACTGAACCCGATCGGCGATTTTCTGGCCATAGGAGCGGCGCTCTCGTTTGCGTTCTACTCTATCGTGATAAGGGATATCAATAAGAGCTACTCTTTGGCTGTAATCACCAGAAAGAGTTTTTTTTATTCCCTTGTGTCGCTGGTACCGCTGCTTTTTACCCAGGCTTTTCACTGGAGGCCGGATGTTTTGATGCGCTTTGATGTCATGGCGAACCTTATTTTCCTCGGAGTGTTTGCCTCCGCCGTCTGTTTCCTGCTTTGGAACAAAGTCATCTGGAGTCTGGGCGCTGTCAAGGCGAACAACCTTATGTACCTATCGCCGCCTATGGCAATTATAGCCGCGACGGTTGTCCTGAACGAAAGGATCACGTTATTTTATATAATTGGCGGACTGCTGGTGCTGACAGGGGTTTATATTTCACAAAAAGCCTGACCCTATAAGAGAAGCTCAGGTGCGCAGGCTTTCCATGCCGCATTGCCATATACGACTGCACATCTCGATCGCAGCTAAGGCCGATGTCTCACTTCGACCTCCACGTCAGCACGAGGTCCACTTTCGGGTCCCTCTTCACCCTTTAGATGCCGTACCTCCCTCTTCAGTAGAAATAACTCTTCTTCGAGGCGGAATATCTTTGCCCAGAGTTCCTCCGGGTTGATGCAGGCAGAGCATTCATTGATCCTTTTGCCGTCTATCTTGACTATACGTGCCCTCATGCCGGTAACGGTCGCGTTGCGCGGAACATCCTTCAGCACGGCGCTGTTAGCTCCGATACGTGAATTAGCTCCGATGGTTATAGGACCTAATATCTTTGCCCCGCTTCCTACGAAGACATTGGATTCCAGCGTAGGATGGCGTTTTTTCCCTTTTTCGTTGCCTGTGCCGCCGAGAGTGACTCCCTGATAGAGAGTTACGTTGTCTCCGACAATAGCTGTCTCGCCTATTACGACGCCGGCCCCATGGTCTATGAAGAAGCCGCTGCCTATCTCAGCGCCAGGATGTATCTCCACCCCGGTCCACCATCTGACGATAAGGGAGAGAAAACGGGGTATAACGGGCAAATGCATCGTTGAATGAAGAAAGTGCAGCCCCCTGTGACAGGTTATGGCCAAAAATCCCGGTGTGCAGAAAACCACTTCCAATACTCCGCGGAATCCGCGCGGGATCGCGGGGTCATTTCTCATTGCCGCTTCAAAATCGCTTTTTATGTACTCCCATGCTGTCATTGAAATCACTCCTTGTGTGTTTGTTTTTATATATTACAAACTTCAGAAATAAAAAAACATACTGAAACCCGATAAATTATAAAATACAGGTTAAAAACAGGCCTGTCGCTGTTTATGCGGCAGGCCTGTTCGCCAAAAGCTTATCCCATGAAACTAAATTGCACCTGCTGTCCGTCTATGACCGCAACAGCAGAACCCAGCCGTGCGGGTTATCCTTTCGGACCCTCCGTACAGCAACAACAAAACACCGATTGAAAATTGACTGAAGTCGTATTTTTTATCATGCGGATTATTCTAGCTTAATTCCATGTATTGTGCAAGTCGTGGTATTGGTACGTGTTGTGGTATTGGTACGCCAAAAGAAAACACCCAAAAGAAAAGGTGCTTGACATTTGCAATAGGCATGGCTATAATGCTCGGCAATATATTCAGGGGAAGGAGGAACCATAATGAAACATAGCGCAGCAAATAGCAGCATGATGATGTGCATGTACACCCGAGGCTCCTCTCCTGATCCAGTGGACGCCTAAGGCGTCGTTGCTGTAAAATCAGAGAGACCGGGCCTCGAGCCGGGTCTCTTTTTTTGTGCTTTTTTTTAACGAAGGGAGAAATTTGATGATACACATTAAAGGACTTGGGAAATATTACAGCGATATGAAGGTGCTTCAGGATATTTCCCTGGATGTTGAGCAGGGTGATGTTTTCGGCATCGTCGGGCACTCCGGTGCAGGCAAGTCAACGCTGCTGCGCTGTCTCAACGGTCTTGAGGACTACAGCGAGGGCTCCGTCAGGGTTATGGGACATGAGGTCTGCGAGCTTACGCCGGATAAGCTGAAGGAGCTGCGCCGTGAGATGGGTATGATTTTCCAGAACTTCAACCTCATGAACAGGAAGAACGTCTACCAGAACATAATGTTTCCGCTCGAAGTCTGGGGTGTTCCCAAAAAAGAGGCAACCGCGCGCGTGGAGGAGCTCCTGGCGCTTGTCGGGCTCACGGAGAAACGCGACGAAAAGATACGGAACCTCAGCGGAGGGCAGAAACAGCGCATAGGTATTGCAAGGGCGCTCGCACTGAAGCCAAAGATACTCCTATGTGACGAGGCTACCTCTGCACTCGACCCAAAAACGACGATCTCAATACTCGAACTACTGATGGATATCAATATGAAGCTTGGAGTGACTATTGTCGTTGTGACGCACCAAATGGAGGTTGTGAAGATGGTCTGCAACAAAGTGACCATACTCGATGGAGGCAGGATCGTGGCTTCCGGCGAGACGGACAATCTCTTTCTGGCACCGGGCGAGGAACTGCGCAAGCTCATCCACGACGACTACACGATCATACCGTCCGGCACAAATATAAGGCTTGTCTTTCCGCGAGAGATAGCGAATGAGAGTATTATCACAAGTATGGCGCGCGAACTTGACACGAACTTTTCCGTCGTGGGTGGAAGGATAGAGAGATACCGGAACGATATTATGGGATTCCTCATCATAAATGTAGCAGATAAAGACCTTGACAGGGTCCTTCAATGGCTTAAAAACAAAGGTATGGTATGGGAGGTAATGAAAGATGGTGAATGAGCTTCTGTATGCACTCTGGGAAACGGTCTATATGGTCGCACTCTCGACGCTTTTTTCGGGAATTTTCGGTTTTGGGGTCGCGATAGTTATGATACTGACAGGTGCAAACGGACTCAGGCCCAACAGGGCCGTATACTCGACACTGAGTCTTATTGTCAACCTGCTGCGCTCGTTCCCTTTCATCATCCTGATGATTGCGATAATCCCGCTCACAAGGCTGATAGCGGGGACTTCGATAGGGAGCACTGCGTCAATAGTCCCGCTTACTATTGCAGCTACGCCGTTTGTCGCCCGTCTTATGGAGGGCAGCCTGCTTGAAGTCGACCCGGGAGTTATTGAGGCGGCGCGTTCCTTCGGCGCAGGCGATATGCAGATCGTCTTCGGCGTAATGGTGAGGGAGGCAATGCCATCAATAGTCCTTAACTGGGCGGTAGTCGCTATAAATCTTCTCGGATACTCGGCTATGGCCGGTGTCGTGGGCGGCGGCGGACTTGGCGACCTGGCCATAAAGTATGGCTACAACAGGTTTCAGACGGACGTCATGATCTACTCCGTCGTGATACTGATAATCATCGTTCAGATTATACAGAGTATCGGCAATGCAATGTATGAACGGATAAAATAGAGGGGGGATCTGCATAGCCTGCGATATGTCCAAGGTGCGGTCTAATGGGGGACTTTATGCATTAAGTATGCATAAAGTAGAAATATCATCAATATAGAGGTTTCCGCCTCGTGAAAGGAAGGAAGGAAGATAAATATGAAAAAGATAATATTCGCACTGCTTTTCGCGCTCGTTATTCCGACAGCGGCATTTGCCGCAAACAAGACCATCACGATCGGAGTTACACCATTCCCACATAAGGATATCATGGTCGTGGTCAAGGGCCTTCTTGCCAAAGAGGGCTATGACCTCCAGATAAAGGAGTTCACCGATTACGTGACGCCAAACATCGCGCTTGCAGAAAAGAGCCTGGACGCGAACTTCTTCCAGCATGTCCCCTACCTTGAAAACATGAACAGGGAAAAGAATCTTAATCTCGTCTGGGTCGCGAAGGTACACATCGAACCGCTTGGTCTTTATTCACAGAAGATAAAGAAGCTGAATGAGCTGAAAAACGGAGCGCAGATAGCGATACCCAACGATGCGACGAACTGTGCCCGAGCTCTTCGCCTGCTTGAAAAGAACGGACTCATCAAGGTAAAACAGGGAGAACTTGTGACGGCAAAAGACATAACAGACAACCCCAGGAAGATAAAGTTCCGCGAG
This genomic window contains:
- a CDS encoding methionine ABC transporter ATP-binding protein → MIHIKGLGKYYSDMKVLQDISLDVEQGDVFGIVGHSGAGKSTLLRCLNGLEDYSEGSVRVMGHEVCELTPDKLKELRREMGMIFQNFNLMNRKNVYQNIMFPLEVWGVPKKEATARVEELLALVGLTEKRDEKIRNLSGGQKQRIGIARALALKPKILLCDEATSALDPKTTISILELLMDINMKLGVTIVVVTHQMEVVKMVCNKVTILDGGRIVASGETDNLFLAPGEELRKLIHDDYTIIPSGTNIRLVFPREIANESIITSMARELDTNFSVVGGRIERYRNDIMGFLIINVADKDLDRVLQWLKNKGMVWEVMKDGE
- a CDS encoding ABC transporter permease; protein product: MVNELLYALWETVYMVALSTLFSGIFGFGVAIVMILTGANGLRPNRAVYSTLSLIVNLLRSFPFIILMIAIIPLTRLIAGTSIGSTASIVPLTIAATPFVARLMEGSLLEVDPGVIEAARSFGAGDMQIVFGVMVREAMPSIVLNWAVVAINLLGYSAMAGVVGGGGLGDLAIKYGYNRFQTDVMIYSVVILIIIVQIIQSIGNAMYERIK
- a CDS encoding serine O-acetyltransferase; this translates as MTAWEYIKSDFEAAMRNDPAIPRGFRGVLEVVFCTPGFLAITCHRGLHFLHSTMHLPVIPRFLSLIVRWWTGVEIHPGAEIGSGFFIDHGAGVVIGETAIVGDNVTLYQGVTLGGTGNEKGKKRHPTLESNVFVGSGAKILGPITIGANSRIGANSAVLKDVPRNATVTGMRARIVKIDGKRINECSACINPEELWAKIFRLEEELFLLKREVRHLKGEEGPESGPRADVEVEVRHRP
- a CDS encoding ABC transporter ATP-binding protein, whose protein sequence is MDEKITPLVSMKGINKIFYDSYANRDVDFDLMPGEVHSILGENGAGKTTLMNCLAGIYRPDSGTIEVGGRSVVLSNPRVAIANGIGMVHQHFMLVPVFSVWENMVLGLNDEPFSLNKSKIISMIRALSEKYGMKVDPEAKIWQLSIGEQQRVEILKMLYRGTKVLILDEPTSVLTPQETRELFFTLKNMTASGHGIVLISHKIEEIMEISDRLTVLRKGVNIGTVPAKGISKEQIAEMMVGHQLHGITLSPDRPAPGGTMLECSGICAKNDRNIPALTDLSLSIRAGEILGVAGVDGNGQDELCDVIAGLRVPESGRVIVGGKDLTGRCTRDFIGSGISYIPADRKGVGLIPNMNLEENMPLKNYWEPPVEIKKFFMDWKYISGFAEERVKKYDVSAPSMRAPVRVLSGGNLQKLMLSREISDDTKVIIAMQPTWGLDVGATEFVHQRLMEARDRGVAILLISKDLQELQSISDRIAVMYCGSVTGIIDDPQNTDAETLGLMMAGIKV
- a CDS encoding DMT family transporter, encoding MKFKGKNLVYLTALFVIFIWSITFVSTKVLLRFLSPTEILVYRYIIAYLIFVVSDPKFIKPRSVREECIFALAGFLGITLYFLCENFALSYSTASNVALLVSTAPMLTGVVAHFMTKNEKITKNFLWGCVFGLAGVFLLVFNGHFVLKLNPIGDFLAIGAALSFAFYSIVIRDINKSYSLAVITRKSFFYSLVSLVPLLFTQAFHWRPDVLMRFDVMANLIFLGVFASAVCFLLWNKVIWSLGAVKANNLMYLSPPMAIIAATVVLNERITLFYIIGGLLVLTGVYISQKA
- a CDS encoding MetQ/NlpA family ABC transporter substrate-binding protein, producing the protein MKKIIFALLFALVIPTAAFAANKTITIGVTPFPHKDIMVVVKGLLAKEGYDLQIKEFTDYVTPNIALAEKSLDANFFQHVPYLENMNREKNLNLVWVAKVHIEPLGLYSQKIKKLNELKNGAQIAIPNDATNCARALRLLEKNGLIKVKQGELVTAKDITDNPRKIKFRELDAAQLPRTLQDVDAAVINTNFAVEAKLIPSKDAIIIEGKDSPYANVIAVRAADRNTPAIKALVKAANSKEVKEYIIKNLVPKGIVPAF